Proteins encoded by one window of Chondromyces crocatus:
- a CDS encoding sigma 54-interacting transcriptional regulator: MQTTVRATIPDPPTSADVPVPGLVLVFSGTQPVCKPIRLENGAVVLGRGGPTSDEKLSRRHARIAYDGAMWTVEDLGSTNGTWVDDEEILGEVRRTKIRVIQAGTSVFLPMSDIRRFLRHLVRVEKGVVQGPALQEAHAAIARAASSGDSMLVTGESGTGKELAARAYHQAGAQSNGPFVPVNCAAIPEGLAERLLFGARRGAYSGATHDTEGYVQAAHNGTLFLDEVAELDSAVQAKLLRTIDTQQVLELGAVSAKPVRVRVCAATHDLRARVAADKFREDLYYRIGRPEIHLPPLRDRPEEIPWHLAECCKHVDVPREMNGGRPPVLSPSLVVAALLRRWPGNVRELLGEARRAAARAIDEERVVVEERDLDPRAGIGIGEPVTEEQAGATRATPPPSDETYEAMVLERGNVSRAARRLGIHRNKVRRWMDKYGVKRSDFE; encoded by the coding sequence ATGCAGACGACGGTCCGCGCGACCATCCCCGATCCGCCAACCTCCGCGGACGTGCCCGTCCCTGGCCTCGTCCTGGTGTTCTCCGGGACGCAGCCGGTGTGCAAGCCGATCCGGTTGGAGAATGGGGCCGTCGTCCTGGGGCGAGGTGGGCCGACCAGCGACGAGAAGCTGTCACGTCGGCATGCGCGGATTGCCTACGACGGCGCGATGTGGACCGTCGAGGATCTCGGGAGCACCAATGGGACGTGGGTGGACGACGAGGAGATCCTCGGTGAGGTGCGCAGGACCAAGATCCGGGTGATCCAGGCGGGGACCTCGGTGTTTCTCCCGATGAGCGACATCCGTCGCTTTCTGAGGCACCTGGTGCGCGTCGAGAAGGGAGTGGTGCAAGGCCCGGCCCTCCAGGAGGCGCACGCCGCGATCGCGCGCGCCGCCAGTTCGGGAGACAGCATGCTCGTCACAGGCGAGAGCGGCACCGGCAAGGAGCTGGCTGCGCGCGCCTATCACCAGGCAGGGGCGCAGTCCAACGGCCCGTTCGTTCCAGTCAATTGCGCCGCCATACCCGAGGGACTGGCGGAGCGCCTGCTGTTCGGTGCGCGCCGCGGTGCATATTCCGGTGCCACGCACGATACGGAAGGGTATGTGCAGGCCGCGCATAACGGCACGCTGTTCCTCGACGAGGTCGCCGAACTCGATAGCGCCGTCCAGGCAAAGCTCTTGCGCACGATCGACACCCAGCAGGTCCTGGAGCTGGGCGCCGTGTCGGCGAAACCGGTCCGGGTGAGGGTATGCGCGGCGACCCATGATTTGCGGGCGCGCGTGGCTGCCGACAAGTTCCGGGAGGACCTTTACTATCGCATCGGTCGACCGGAGATTCACTTGCCCCCCTTGCGGGATCGACCCGAAGAGATCCCCTGGCACCTCGCTGAATGCTGCAAGCATGTCGATGTCCCCCGGGAAATGAACGGAGGCCGCCCGCCCGTGCTGTCCCCATCGCTGGTCGTCGCCGCGCTGCTGCGGCGGTGGCCTGGCAACGTGCGTGAGCTGCTGGGCGAGGCCCGTCGCGCTGCTGCCAGGGCCATCGACGAGGAGCGGGTCGTCGTCGAGGAGCGCGATCTCGATCCGCGCGCCGGCATCGGAATCGGCGAGCCAGTCACCGAGGAGCAAGCCGGGGCGACCCGTGCGACGCCCCCGCCGTCCGACGAGACCTACGAGGCGATGGTCCTCGAGCGAGGGAACGTGTCACGCGCCGCGCGCCGACTGGGCATTCACCGCAACAAGGTGCGTCGCTGGATGGACAAGTACGGCGTGAAGCGCTCCGATTTCGAGTGA